In Erigeron canadensis isolate Cc75 chromosome 7, C_canadensis_v1, whole genome shotgun sequence, one DNA window encodes the following:
- the LOC122607863 gene encoding developmentally-regulated G-protein 2: protein MGIIERIKEIEAEMARTQKNKATEYHLGQLKAKIAKLRTQLLEPPKGSSGAGEGFEVTKYGHGRVALIGFPSVGKSTLLTMLTGTQSEAAAYEFTTLTCIPGIIHYNGTKIQLLDLPGIIEGASEGKGRGRQVIAVSKSSDIVLMVLDASKSEGHRQILTKELEAVGLRLNKKPPQIYFKKKKTGGISFNTTVQLTHLDEKLCYQILHEYKIHNAELLFREDATVDDLIDVIEGNRKYMKCIYVYNKIDVVGIDDVDKLARQPNSIVISCNLKLNLDRLLAKMWEAMGLVRVYTKPQGQQPDFGDPVVLSADRGGCSVEDFCNQIHRSLVKEVKYVLVWGSSARHSPQHCGLSHVLHDEDVVQIVKKKEKDSEGRGRFKSHTTGPDRIADRVKKAPLKN, encoded by the exons ATGGGGATCATAGAAAGGATCAAGGAGATTGAAGCCGAGATGGCACGGACCCAAAAAAATAAAGCAACAG AATATCATTTGGGCCAGCTTAAGGCCAAGATAGCGAAGCTAAGGACACAATTGTTAGAGCCACCCAAA GGTTCTAGTGGAGCTGGAGAAGGTTTTGAGGTTACAAAATATGGACATGGTCGTGTTGCACTTATAGGATTTCCAAG TGTGGGAAAGTCAACACTTTTGACCATGTTGACGGGAACTCAATCAGAAGCTGCAGCATACGAGTTTACAACATTAACCTGTATTCCTGGGATTATTCACTACAATGGTACTAAAATTCAATTGCTTGATCTTCCTGGAATCATTGAAGGAGCTTCTGAGGGCAAGGGACGTGGTAGGCAG GTGATTGCAGTTTCGAAGTCATCAGACATTGTGTTGATGGTTCTTGATGCATCAAAA AGTGAAGGGCATCGACAAATATTGACAAAAGAGCTGGAAGCTGTCGGCTTGCGCCTTAACAAGAAACCACCACAA atttatttcaaaaagaaaaaaactggGGGTATTTCCTTTAACACCACCGTGCAGTTGACTCATTTGGATGAAAAGCTGTGCTACCAAATTTTACATGAATACAAGATTCACAATGCAGAG TTGTTATTTCGCGAGGATGCAACTGTGGATGATTTAATTGATGTAATAGAGGGAAATCGTAAGTACATGAAGTGTATATATGTCTACAACAAAATAGATGTTGTTGGTATCGACGATGTTGACAAGTTAGCACGACAACCAAATTCTATCGTCATTAGTTGCAACTTGAAG TTGAATTTGGATAGACTGCTTGCAAAGATGTGGGAAGCTATGGGGCTAGTCAGAGTTTATACAAAGCCGCAAGGCCAACAACCTGATTTTGGTGATCCTGTGGTTCTTTCCGCT GATAGAGGGGGATGCTCTGTAGAGGACTTCTGTAACCAGATTCACAGAAGCTTGGTGAAGGAAGTCAAGTACGTGCTGGTGTGGGGCTCAAGTGCAAGGCATTCCCCCCAGCATTGCGGTCTTAGCCATGTTCTTCATGATGAGGATGTTGTTCAGATTGTCAAGAAAAAG
- the LOC122607515 gene encoding uncharacterized protein LOC122607515 yields MDDVVSGALEEICSQGTTGLTLPNLWPKIQTHLSSNGLPLCSNVKQALWSRLLAIPTLRFESNGVLYGAADPNIQSVEVSEAMELRIVASEQMFDNFVGIYDIKASDSVVSDVGRRILERLAIARTEGITQNELAKEFGIKNNNIFYRLRGLESRGLIVRQSTIVRKKEAGNGDYKFGSIVNTNMLYLYRYAKHLGHLKRLEITKEDKASADNDNADIEGATGDGVSEEHIKDYAPDITAICDRLEKADGKVLVVSDIKKELGYLKTHGHRKWRNILQRMKDARLVEEFFATVNKKEVCCLRLLKKFSLTTCVPKSHGVQDDDLDTEQVKPVKRGQITDQLMELPIEQQIYDLFDAEGSNGLTLNEVYKRLGINNKIYYPRILEMVSRFGMHLDSESLNRGVVYRAWTSGNYNIGVSNASIGKVENAMDDKSTTHAQAGQLMLPSTIEDVDVRTSNIDAEANEEHNFNDPLLDSRSSNNLQSEANDIIPDAELQISNVKPASDTVSLDLSSSASPAPRVRRSYTTYPCLGLNSVNSLREQRILEKLQEEKILIRPELQRLLESLENLEKKHAAQMDRKTLERSLNKLQEDGHCKCISFAVPSVTNCGRRRTIDVIIHPSEYKAEDLSDRVHDKLRSFERQIRAQSSRLKSSKGESIPVLDGVERISTNVKENVQQETFEAMKNNGFVLAKMVRAKLLHIFLWGYLTGLEDWEDAVLGQPGYQQKNPHSTCKLFELDAAIKAMPLELFLQVAGSAVKLENVVEKCKNGLRLSDLPIHEYRCLMDTRATARFSYLIDILRRLKLIRLIGGELLEAPVGPHATLRHSLEFKPYIEEPVGMFLSSTGVNSFDLRPHVRHDFVLASRKGVDEYWKTLEYCYAASDPKAAFHAFPGSAVHEVFLIRSWASTRVMTAQQRSELSKLVANEDINKKITYKRCGKIAEKLNLTLEQVLRVFYDKRQKHKLKLASSAKEQDFQLSTHALLSYKRKRSSKENSVNNESPLEEESGKLKQAKTSRADDATEEESFAQKSLEDHETHMDGQKDLEDDLELTEDEGGQSYSDIHDCAMSELQSSCQKRFSWTGNKDRLLVIEYVKYRAARGSKFNRTDWTSLQSLPAPPATCKRRMSTLNRNKQFRKAVMKLCNMLSMRYAKHLETSKNKSLGDGCRVIIQDQNAPQVVNHTKEYCMEERWDDFDNKDIKMLLDEVLKYKQIAKLEATKGARYISKYPHSDVGGDGHELDDNLGSSATPINVIKKDSGRRQASSRKRRQTSSRRSRRRLPKSYVMLMNQVQNSGTQAYKSVAVSNAIELFKLVFLSSAKGPEVPNMLAETLRRYSEHDLFTAFNYLRDKNFMVMGSGITQFVLSQQFLHNISLSPFPVNTGKKAAKMARWLQEKENDLLENGVDLSADLQCGDVLQLCVLMCSGEISMFPCLPDEGIGEIEDLKKRKCDDNEIYFRKEKGFPGINLSLSSDIIPRVDVIALSRDENAVTSRSNLEYRSLPSELIEGISKSNADSELTWNAMTCYARHLASSVQELSSFSPNLFRTVHSAIQKAGDQGLSMEEISEIIDVHGELMPELVIEVLEAFGSALKVNAYDSIRVVESLYRSKYLLASVATYQHDLDFNTLESRQENHEDGGKDLVKQTSTDCIEGHSTTDEEHHRLTILNRPVEVPQPTSEVQRNDETETYEEENVMPLRTDPKGKKFEFSVGDSPSFKPILPWVNGDGTINAIVYKGLVRRVLGIVMQNPGILEEHVLSQMNVLNPQSCRKLLELMILESHIIVRKMYQSVSSKPPAMLSRLLGCRYKKPKLVCREHLFANPRSIHHL; encoded by the exons ATGGACGACGTCGTTTCCGGTGCACTCGAAGAAATCTGCTCACAAGGCACCACAGGACTGACACTCCCTAACCTCTGGCCCAAAATCCAAACCCATTTATCTTCCAATGGTCTTCCTCTCTGCTCTAATGTCAAACAAGCCTTGTGGTCCCGCCTTCTCGCTATCCCGACTCTCCGATTCGAGTCCAACGGCGTCTTGTATGGCGCCGCAGACCCTAACATTCAGTCGGTTGAGGTTTCTGAAGCCATGGAGTTGAGAATTGTTGCTTCTGAACAAATGTTTGATAATTTTGTTGGAATTTATGATATTAAGGCTTCGGATTCCGTTGTTTCCGACGTTGGACGTCGTATACTTGAACGGCTTGCCATTGCTAG AACAGAGGGAATTACACAAAATGAACTTGCCAAGGAATTTGGCATAAAAAATAACAACATATTTTACAGACTTAGGGGTCTTGAATCCCGGGGGTTAATTGTTAGGCAATCAACCATAGTAAGGAAGAAAGAAGCTGGCAATGGAGATTATAAATTTGGTTCAATAGTGAACACCAATATGCTCTACTTATACCGTTATGCAAAGCATTTGGGTCACTTAAAAAGACTTGAAATAACTAAAGAGGATAAGGCTTCTGCTGATAACGACAATGCAGACATAGAAGGTGCTACAGGAGACGGTGTTTCAGAAGAACACATAAAAGACTACGCACCTGATATAACTGCCATTTGTGATAGACTAGAAAAAGCCGATGGCAAG GTTCTCGTCGTTTCAGACATCAAGAAGGAATTAGGTTATCTCAAAACCCACGGACATAGAAAGTGGAGAAAT ATCTTACAAAGGATGAAAGATGCTCGCCTAGTTGAGGAGTTTTTCGCTACAGTGAACAAGAAG GAAGTTTGCTGCTTACGGCTGCTGAAGAAATTTTCTCTTACAACTTGTGTGCCCAAAAGTCATGGAGTTCAAGATGATGATCTTGATACAGAACAGGTTAAACCGGTTAAAAGAGGCCAAATCACCGACCAGCTTATGGAGCTTCCTATTGAGCAGCAAATCTATGATTTGTTTGATGCAGAAGGTTCAAATGGGTTGACGCTTAATGAG GTATATAAAAGGCTTGGCATAAACAATAAAATCTACTATCCTCGTATTCTTGAAATGGTGTCTAGATTTGGGATGCATCTAGATTCAGAAAGCCTTAATAGAGGCGTAGTCTACCGAGCTTGGACTTCTGGAAATTATAATATCGGAGTTTCTAATGCCAGCATTGGTAAAGTAGAAAATGCTATGGATGATAAATCTACGACGCATGCACAAGCTGGACAGTTGATGCTACCTTCCACTATCGAAGATGTAGATGTGCGGACCTCGAACATTGATGCTGAAGCCAATGAAGAACATAACTTTAATGACCCACTCCTTgattcaagaagttcaaataaTCTACAAAGTGAAGCAAATGATATCATTCCTGACGCAGAACTTCAAATATCAAATGTAAAGCCTGCATCAGACACTGTTTCGTTGGATTTATCTTCATCAGCTTCACCAGCACCCCGTGTTCGCCGTTCATATACAACCTATCCATGTCTTGGTTTGAATTCAGTTAACTCACTAAGGGAGCAGCGGATACTTGAAAAATTACAG GAGGAGAAGATCCTTATAAGACCAGAGCTGCAAAGGCTGCTTGAGAGTCTCGAGAATCTTGAAAAAAAGCATGCGGCGCAAATGGATAGGAAGACTTTAGAGCGTAGTTTAAATAAGCTTCAAGAAGATGGACACTGCAAGTGCATTTCTTTTGCTGTCCCTTCTGTCACTAACTGCGGTCGAAGGCGGACAATTGATGTAATTATACATCCATCTGAGTACAAAGCAGAAGACCTATCTGATCGGGTTCATGACAAGTTGAGATCATTTGAAAGGCAAATACGTGCCCAAAGTTCTCGATTAAAGAGCAGTAAAGGTGAATCAATTCCCGTGTTAGATGGCGTGGAGAGAATTAGTACAAATGTGAAAGAAAATGTTCAACAAGAGACCTTTGAAGCAATGAAAAACAACGGGTTTGTATTGGCGAAAATGGTTCGAGCAAAGCTACTTCACATATTTTTGTGGGGTTATCTCACAGGGTTAGAAGATTGGGAAGATGCTGTTCTGGGACAACCTGGATATCAACAGAAGAACCCACATAGCACGTGCAAATTGTTTGAACTTGATGCAGCCATTAAGGCCATGCCGCTTGAGTTGTTCTTGCAGGTTGCAGGGTCGGCTGTAAAACTTGAGAATGTGGTTGAGAAATGCAAGAATGGATTACGCCTTTCCGATCTTCCCATACACGAGTACAGATGTCTAATGGACACTCGAGCAACTGCCCGTTTCTCATATCTTATTGATATCCTAAGACGTTTGAAG TTGATACGATTGATTGGCGGAGAACTTCTCGAAGCTCCCGTGGGCCCACATGCTACCCTTAGACATTCACTAGAATTTAAACCTTACATTGAGGAGCCTGTTGGAATGTTTTTGTCATCCACAGGTGTCAATTCTTTTGATCTTCGCCCTCATGTCAGACATGATTTTGTTCTTGCAAGCAGAAAAGGTGTTGATGAGTATTGGAAGACTTTGGAGTATTGTTATGCTGCTTCTGATCCAAAAGCTGCTTTTCATGCTTTCCCAGGGTCTGCTGTGCATGag GTATTTCTTATCCGTTCATGGGCCTCAACCCGAGTTATGACGGCGCAGCAGCGATCTGAGCTCTCTAAACTTGTAGCAAATGAAGATATCAATAAAAAGATAACCTACAAAAGGTGTGGGAAGATCGCAGAAAAACTTAATTTGACCTTGGAGCAG GTTCTCCGTGTATTCTATGATAAACGGCAAAAGCATAAACTAAAGTTAGCATCAAGTGCCAAAGAGCAGGATTTCCAACTATCAACACATGCTTTACTTTCTTACAAAAGGAAAAGGTCTTCTAAAGAAAACTCAGTAAATAATGAAAGTCCACTTGAGGAAGAGTCAGGCAAACTCAAGCAAGCCAAGACATCGAGAGCTGATGATGCCACCGAAGAAGAAAGTTTTGCACAGAAGTCTCTTGAAGATCATGAAACACATATGGATGGCCAGAAAGATCTTGAAGATGATCTGGAACTGACTGAAGATGAAGGTGGTCAATCTTATTCTGATATACATGATTGTGCCATGTCAGAGCTACAATCTTCATGCCAAAAAAGGTTTTCATGGACAGGAAACAAAGATAG GCTGTTGGTGATTGAGTATGTAAAATACCGAGCTGCTCGTGGTTCAAAGTTTAACCGTACAGATTGGACCTCACTTCAAAGTCTACCAGCCCCACCTGCTACATGCAAAAGAAGAATGTCGACACTGAATAGGAACAAGCAGTTCAGAAAAGCTGTAATGAAACTTTGTAACATGCTTAGTATGAGATATGCAAAGCATCTTGAAACTTCCAAGAATAAATCACTTGGTGATGGTTGCAGAGTGATTATTCAGGATCAAAATGCTCCTCAAGTTGTTAATCATACAAAAGAATATTGTATGGAAGAGCGATGGGATGATTTTGATAACAAAGATATCAAGATGCTCCTTGACGAAGTTCTCAAATACAAGCAGATTGCTAAATTAGAAGCAACTAAAGGTGCTCGATACATATCCAAGTATCCTCACTCAGATGTTGGTGGTGATGGACAT GAATTGGATGATAACTTAGGTTCATCAGCTACCCCTATCAATGTAATAAAAAAGGATAGTGGGAGGAGGCAAGCATCTTCTCGAAAAAGGAGGCAAACATCTTCCCGAAGATCAAGACGTCGTCTTCCTAAAAGCTATGTCATGCTTATGAATCAAGTACAAAATTCTGGTACGCAAGCATACAAATCAGTAGCAGTTTCTAATGCAATAGAGCTATTCAAGCTTGTATTTTTAAGCTCTGCAAAAGGTCCAGAGGTCCCAAACATGCTAGCTGAAACATTGCGGCGATACTCAGAGCACGATCTTTTTACCGCCTTTAACTATCTCAGAGACAAAAACTTCATG GTGATGGGTAGTGGCATTACTCAATTTGTACTCTCCCAGCAGTTTTTGCATAATATTTCATTATCTCCATTTCCTGTTAATACTGGAAAAAAAGCTGCTAAGATGGCGAGGTGGCTtcaagagaaagaaaatgatttattaGAAAACGGTGTTGATCTATCTGCAGACCTTCAGTGTGGAGATGTCCTTCAGCTGTGTGTGCTGATGTGTTCAGGAGAAATATCGATGTTTCCATGCCTGCCTGATGAAGGTATTGGAGAAATTGAGGATTTGAAGAAACGTAAATGTGATGACAATGAAATTTATTTTCGTAAAGAAAAAGGTTTTCCAGGGATAAATTTATCCTTGAGCTCTGATATAATTCCAAGAGTTGATGTGATTGCATTATCTAGAGATGAGAATGCAGTTACTTCTCGTTCGAATTTGGAGTACAGGTCACTGCCTTCTGAACTTATTGAAGGAATCTCAAAGTCAAATGCTGACTCTGAGTTAACATGGAATGCTATGACTTGCTATGCAAGACACCTGGCATCGTCTGTACAAGAATTATCTTCCTTTTCTCCCAATCTTTTTAGAACTGTTCATTCAGCCATCCAAAAAGCTGGTGATCAAGGCTTAAGCATGGAGGAGATTTCTGAGATTATTGATGTTCATG GGGAATTGATGCCAGAACTTGTTATTGAGGTGCTTGAGGCATTTGGGAGTGCTTTAAAG GTTAATGCTTATGATTCTATCCGTGTTGTTGAATCTCTGTATCGATCAAAGTATCTTTTAGCCTCAGTAGCTACCTACCAACATGATCTTGATTTCAACACTCTGGAGTCTCGGCAAGAAAATCACGAGGATGGAGGCAAAGATTTAGTGAAACAAACCAGCACAGACTGCATCGAGGGGCATTCAACTACTGATGAGGAGCATCACAGACTGACCATCCTAAACCGCCCAGTAGAGGTTCCCCAACCTACTAGTGAAGTTCAAAGAAATGATGAGACTGAAACCTACGAAGAGGAGAATGTAAT